One Gigantopelta aegis isolate Gae_Host chromosome 1, Gae_host_genome, whole genome shotgun sequence genomic region harbors:
- the LOC121374929 gene encoding monocarboxylate transporter 9-like: MLLSVDIDRGWAWLVAVASFLMHVLMYGVAWSTGIYNAILLDYFHESAATIAWAGSLTPASMYAVGPLAGVLTNRFGCRLTILVGGAISSFGLMISFFAPNIYFLYFSFGIVTGIGLGISFVPAVTCVAHYFEKYRNFATGLAVSGVGVGTFLFPPLITILSHKYTWRGSMLILGALTLNVCLCGTLVRPLPSPRQDFRREKPAAFDLTVFKKAGYLLVCLNNILICFGLSIVYLHLTAFAEASGMSDQDGAMLISVIGIANLVGRFVIGALGSHPRLNVFLLYSLSFMISGTAAAFFPVLHMSFPAMIVLSVMFGFFTASFGALLPALLIEILGLDRLASAYGYLLLFMAVGQMLGGPIAGFIYDKTGSYNSSFYVGGAVIVSSGIMIFFLSFRKRKPFELPTRNIDAADCDEKEPLPA, encoded by the exons ATGCTTCTGTCCGTTGACATTGACAGGGGTTGGGCGTGGCTTGTTGCCGTGGCCTCGTTCCTGATGCACGTGCTCATGTACGGGGTTGCCTGGTCGACGGGAATCTACAACGCGATCTTGCTGGACTATTTCCACGAGAGCGCTGCCACGATAGCGTGGGCGGGGTCACTGACGCCAGCCAGCATGTACGCCGTTG GTCCGCTAGCAGGCGTCCTGACCAATCGTTTTGGGTGTAGACTGACCATCCTGGTGGGTGGAGCAATATCCAGCTTTGGCCTGATGATCAGTTTCTTTGCACCCAATATCTACTTCCTGTATTTTTCCTTCGGTATCGTAACAG GTATTGGACTTGGAATTTCGTTCGTACCCGCCGTCACGTGCGTCGCTCATTACTTCGAAAAATACAGAAACTTCGCCACGGGACTGGCCGTCAGCGGCGTGGGAGTGGGCACGTTCCTTTTCCCGCCATTAATAACTATCCTATCCCACAAGTACACGTGGCGCGGTTCTATGTTGATTCTCGGTGCTCTGACGTTGAACGTCTGTCTCTGTGGGACGCTAGTCCGACCGTTACCGTCACCCAGACAGGACTTCCGGCGAGAGAAGCCGGCCGCCTTTGACCTGACCGTCTTCAAGAAAGCCGGCTATTTGCTGGTGTGTCTGAACAATATACTCATCTGCTTCGGCTTGTCAATCGTGTACCTACACCTCACGGCGTTTGCCGAGGCCAGCGGGATGTCCGACCAGGACGGCGCCATGCTGATATCCGTGATAGGTATAGCCAATCTCGTGGGTAGGTTTGTAATCGGAGCCCTAGGGAGCCATCCCAGACTGAACGTCTTTCTTTTATACTCGCTGTCCTTCATGATAAGTGGGACGGCCGCGGCGTTCTTCCCGGTGCTGCACATGTCCTTCCCGGCCATGATCGTACTCTCTGTGATGTTCGGATTCTTTACTGCTAGCTTCGGTGCTCTGCTTCCCGCCTTGTTGATCGAGATACTTGGACTCGACCGATTGGCCAGCGCTTACGGTTACCTCCTGCTCTTCATGGCTGTTGGCCAGATGCTTGGTGGTCCAATAGCAG GATTTATTTACGATAAAACCGGATCGTACAACTCCTCGTTCTATGTCGGGGGAGCAGTCATTGTCTCCAGCGGTATTATGATATTCTTCCTGTCCTTTCGGAAGCGGAAGCCATTCGAGTTACCCACAAGGAACATTGATGCTGCTGACTGTGACGAAAAAGAGCCACTTCCGGCATGA